Proteins encoded by one window of Lacerta agilis isolate rLacAgi1 chromosome 11, rLacAgi1.pri, whole genome shotgun sequence:
- the LOC117055286 gene encoding interleukin-31 receptor subunit alpha-like, producing MRRCLFFAVLAWLAIASSFCDGNGLSVWGGTGYGFNRSLSAPDTSDFSYCGRPSCTLHPDWHDDLTCYYIEEKLILNCSWLPLPHATDSLVYTVFLKWKLETKQHCEKVETTLPLLTRRKHHIRIHANVTVWVSGRYSHEGCVTTKKISFVPSKTKKCPSPFRIRAYQLFHKLIIMWDSPRDVLQYELQHKEAMQATSSWISVPIENGTFNATIFSVNTSSSYVARLRCKPPGKSCSVCAWSEEIMIPHKLTEKPVIVENATEKIAQGKISIFLKWKTTQSRNTIGYNISVERIPRYCRHIVTYLNITENWVHLNLSMAYYRIKIYAYNEAGESPPLTYLVPDFTAKATDSPGQFNLSNQQNYSVITWDLKHSSDCIVIDWGTGLEDMKIHVSTWKNEIRLDGLQPYKLYKVTFHAFDCHCEDFMKSEWTLARTYFYAVEGVPKIGPANVTVPVVTKQSAVVKWAAIPTEECLGFLLGYKIRYTEILNNLSVAVTVSPSTQQYLMTGLMAKTLYRVQASGITSKGEGAQSQPQTFTTLKYDPGEFEGSVAGLCLGLMVTMTAIAMLCSLILKRSRKLCWPAVPNPKYSAALLSMERTTPVVLLGPSLQTPSQAYNEANELYVVDDDSEALLRQGSLSPGTATMVSTDHSEAVARQILDITLNPLKIPDQVSSGEKGKVGVHTDYIGVAVSQRAMQKLSTHLPKGAAHLERKLINNSRRPPAAHTAQNPLMLSQGVLSPATLSLESRSKFEQNRHESPCRDEQQLKDRFQQ from the exons ATGAGGCGGTGTTTATTCTTTGCAGTTTTGGCTTGGCTCGCCATAG CTTCCAGTTTCTGTGATGGGAATGGCCTCTCTGTCTGGGGAGGCACAGGCTATGGCTTCAATCGCTCCTTGTCAGCTCCAG ACACCTCTGATTTCTCATATTGTGGCCGGCCTTCGTGCACATTACATCCAG ATTGGCATGATGATCTGACATGCTACTACATCGAAGAGAAATTGATCTTGAATTGTTCTTGGTTGCCCCTACCACATGCAACAGATTCTCTTGTGtatactgtgtttttaaaatg GAAATTGGAAACAAAGCAACACTGTGAAAAGGTGGAAACGACCCTGCCTCTTTTAACAAGAAGAAAGCATCATATTCGCATTCATGCAAACGTGACCGTATGGGTATCAGGCCGCTATTCCCACGAGGGATGTGTGACAACAAAGAAAATTTCATTCGTGCCCAGCAAAACAA AGAAATGTCCTTCGCCCTTCAGAATAAGAGCTTATCAGTTGTTCCACAAATTAATAATTATGTGGGACTCACCAAGAGATGTACTGCAGTATGAATTGCAACACAAGGAAGCAATGCAAGCAACTTCGTCCTGGATATCA GTTCCTATAGAGAATGGGACCTTTAATGCAACTATCTTCAGCgtaaatacatcatcatcatatgTTGCTCGCCTCAGATGTAAACCCCCTGGTAAAAGTTGTTCTGTTTGTGCTTGGAGTGAAGAAATTATGATCCCACATA AGCTTACTGAAAAGCCAGTCATTGTGGAAAATGCAACTGAAAAGATAGCACAAGGAAAAATAAGTATCTTTCTTAAATGGAAG ACAACACAAAGCAGGAATACCATTGGTTACAATATAAGCGTCGAAAGAATACCCCGCTATTGCCGCCACATAGTGACATACCTCAACATAACAGAGAACTGGGTGCATCTGAATCTCTCCATGGCTTATTACAGAATCAAAATCTATGCCTACAATGAAGCAGGAGAGTCCCCTCCACTAACATACCTGGTTCCAGATTTCACTGCAAAAGCTACAG ATTCACCTGGCCAGTTCAACCTATCAAATCAGCAAAATTATTCTGTTATCACCTGGGATCTAAAACACAGTTCAGATTGCATTGTGATCGACTGGGGCACTGGATTAGAAGACATGAAGATTCATGTTTCTACTTGGAAAAATGAGATACGGCTAG ATGGCCTCCAACCGTATAAGTTATATAAAGTAACATTTCATGCATTTGACTGTCACTGTGAGGATTTCATGAAGAGTGAATGGACGCTGGCCAGGACTTACTTCTATGCAGTGGAAGGAG TTCCCAAAATAGGTCCAGCTAATGTAACCGTTCCAGTTGTGACAAAGCAGTCAGCTGTTGTGAAATGGGCTGCCATACCTACAGAAGAGTGCTTAGGATTCCTTCTGGGTTACAAAATTCGCTACACCGAAATCTTGAACAACCTCTCTGTGG CTGTTACTGTCAGTCCTTCAACTCAGCAGTACCTCATGACAGGACTTATGGCAAAAACTCTTTATAGAGTGCAGGCCTCAGGAATCACCAGTAAGGGAGAAGGAGCTCAAAGCCAGCCACAAACCTTTACCACCCTGAAATATG ATCCTGGGGAGTTTGAAGGAAGTGTGGCTGGCCTCTGTCTTGGCCTCATGGTCACCATGACTGCCATTGCCATGCTTTGTTCCCTGATACTTAAAAG ATCAAGAAAGCTATGTTGGCCAGCTGTACCAAATCCAAAATATAGCGCTGCTCTGCTGAGTATGGAGAGAACCACACCAGTG GTTCTTCTGGGACCCAGTTTACAGACTCCGTCACAAGCATATAATGAAGCCAATGAGCTTTATGTGGTAGATGATGATTCAGAGGCACTGTTAAGACAAGGATCCCTTTCTCCGGGCACAGCTACAATGGTTTCCACAGACCATTCTGAAGCAGTTGCAAGGCAAATACTGGACATAACTCTGAATCCTTTGAAAATCCCTGACCAAGTCAGCAGCGGCGAGAAGGGAAAGGTTGGAGTTCACACTGATTATATTGGTGTGGCTGTCAGTCAGAGAGCTATGCAGAAGCTCTCAACACATCTCCCTAAAGGAGCAGCCCATCTAGAGAGGAAGTTAATCAACAATTCAAGGAGACCACCAGCAGCACACACTGCTCAAAATCCTCTGATGCTAAGTCAGGGGGTGCTTAGTCCAGCAACTTTGTCCTTAGAAAGCAGGTCAAAATTTGAGCAAAATCGTCATGAATCACCTTGTAGAGATGAACAGCAATTAAAAGACAGATTCCAGCAGTAG